The genomic segment CCGCACTGCAGGGGGCAGCTGCTCTAGCGGCTCCCAGGTCCGCATTTCCGGGGCATACCAGGGCGAGCGGCCCATTTCTCCGGCTCGTCCGTGTACGCCCCGGTACAGTTGCCCTCCAAGGATCAGTCCCATTCCGGTGCCACTCGGCCGTTCAATAAGTGCAGCAAGGTGGGTAAACTCCGGGTAACGGTCCTGCAGGGAAAGGGTCACGAGATTGGCGTCGTTCTCGTACCAGACGGGTAACCCAAGTTTTTTTACGGCTGTGTTCATGGCTGGAATGTCGAGCGCAGTCAGTGCGTTGGGTTCGCCGACCTGACCGCGTTGGTCCACTGGAGCAGGAAGGCCGACCAGCACAGCCCGCAAGGGACCGAAAGGCGCTGACCGGTGCACGGCTTGCACAAGCGCGGCCGTTTGCTCAGTCAGCTGTCCACTGGAGGGCCGAAGCTCCTCACTTCTGTGAGGGTGCGGCGCCAGGCTATGAATATGGGCATTGACGCAGCCAGGTTGAAGGTCGATCGCCAGGACCGTTCCCAGGCGCGGATGCAGCGTGACCGCCTGGGGAACACGGCCAGAGGTATGACTGATGCCCGGGCCCAGATGCACGACGTTCTGATCAACGAGGTCCTGCA from the Deinococcus deserti VCD115 genome contains:
- a CDS encoding ROK family transcriptional regulator translates to MSQPQRLRHLNRCQILTILFEHRKLTRPQLADLTGLSKVTVNAVVQDLVDQNVVHLGPGISHTSGRVPQAVTLHPRLGTVLAIDLQPGCVNAHIHSLAPHPHRSEELRPSSGQLTEQTAALVQAVHRSAPFGPLRAVLVGLPAPVDQRGQVGEPNALTALDIPAMNTAVKKLGLPVWYENDANLVTLSLQDRYPEFTHLAALIERPSGTGMGLILGGQLYRGVHGRAGEMGRSPWYAPEMRTWEPLEQLPPAVRLDALAFTLAALSHTLDLEHLVLGVHPERISQLQERLPGLLAPCVTIATETDVPGSALHGAGLCALKRARQLILSGGFEVTHVA